One window of the Spea bombifrons isolate aSpeBom1 chromosome 8, aSpeBom1.2.pri, whole genome shotgun sequence genome contains the following:
- the LOC128502887 gene encoding C-type lectin domain family 4 member E-like has product MQEQKYRELQENYTGLLKEFEKLVENHLLVPRESVLLQNCQPRESGAASKTCLYCPPGWQLYEKSCYLLSPHALSWQESLQWCQRQGGHLAVIKSEDKQYFMQGFVKRTSWIGLSDRDIEGDWRWVDGTPYDTTLRFWMLNQPNNMGNEDCVTVTPGSGWNDEKCFRFYSSVCERIAHQLRWNGDVLSN; this is encoded by the exons ATGCAGGAGCAGAAATACCGAGAGCTCCAAGAGAACTACACCGGCCTACTCAAGGAGTTCGAGAAGCTGGTGGAAAATCACCTACTTGTCCCTCGAGAGAGTGTCCTGCTGCAGAACTGCCAACCGAGGGAGTCAGGGGCCGCTA GTAAGACCTGCCTTTATTGCCCCCCAGGGTGGCAGCTGTACGAGAAGTCCTGCTACTTGCTGTCTCCGCATGCGCTTAGCTGGCAGGAGAGCCTGCAATGGTGTCAGAGGCAAGGAGGTCACCTGGCTGTGATTAAAAGTGAAGACAAGCAG TATTTCATGCAGGGGTTTGTGAAGAGGACCTCCTGGATCGGATTGTCGGACCGGGATATAGAAGGAGACTGGCGCTGGGTAGATGGAACCCCATACGATACGACCCTCAG GTTTTGGATGTTGAACCAGCCGAATAACATGGGTAATGAAGACTGCGTGACGGTGACCCCGGGCTCCGGCTGGAACGACGAGAAATGCTTCAGGTTCTACAGCAGCGTCTGCGAGCGCATAGCCCACCAGCTCCGGTGGAACGGCGACGTCCTCAGCAACTGA
- the LOC128502879 gene encoding torsin-1A-like, protein MKLLGSVLFLLLPGLVSPMEPVTMTIGTVSVLTGLISYYKLNCYFRECCNEEPTFNATALELDFDRKIFGQHLVKMVVVKGVSGFMRNKNPKKPLALSFHGWTGTGKNYVSQILARNIYPEGMSSKFVHQFVATLHFPHAQLLDTYKDQLQTWIRENVTACERSIFIFDEVDKMHPELIDAIKPFLDYYDHIQGVSYRKAIFIFLSNTGGEIISELALDVWKAGKNREDIRLSDVEHRLSLSAFNNKDSGFWHSSLIDKNVIDFFVPFLPLEFQHVKMCVQQELRERGYEVDEEIVANVAKEMTYYPKEEQAYSVKGCKVVSTKLDYYL, encoded by the exons ATGAAACTCCTCGGTtcggttttgtttttacttctcCCGGGCCTGGTGAGCCCAATGGAGCCTGTTACCATGACAATCGGGACAGTGTCGGTCCTAACCGGACTGATCTCTTATTATAAGCTGAACTGTTACTTCCGGGAATGCTGCAACGAGGAACCGACTTTTAACGCTACAG cgctggagctgGATTTTGACCGTAAAATATTTGGGCAGCACCTGGTGAAGATGGTGGTGGTGAAAGGAGTGTCTGGGTTCATGAGGAATAAGAATCCCAAGAAGCCGCTCGCGCTTTCCTTCCACGGCTGGACAGGAACCGGAAAAAACTACGTCAGTCAGATCCTGGCCCGAAATATTTACCCCGAAGGGATGAGCAGCAAGTTCGTGCATCAGTTTGTAGCCACGCTTCATTTCCCCCACGCTCAGCTCCTCGACACGTACAAG GACCAGCTGCAGACGTGGATCCGGGAGAACGTGACGGCCTGCGAACGCTCCATCTTTATATTTGACGAAGTGGATAAAATGCACCCCGAGCTGATCGATGCCATTAAACCCTTCCTGGATTATTACGACCACATACAGGGGGTGTCCTACCGCAAAGCCATCTTCATCTTCCTCAG TAACACGGGAGGTGAAATCATTTCGGAGCTGGCTCTGGATGTCTGGAAGGCAGGAAAGAACAGAGAAGACATCAGACTGTCCGATGTGGAGCATCGCCTGTCTCTGTCTGCCTTCAACAATAAGGACA GTGGATTTTGGCACAGCAGTCTCATAGACAAGAACGTCATTGACTTCTTTGTACCGTTCTTGCCTTTGGAGTTTCAGCACGTGAAGATGTGCGTTCAGCAAGAGCTCCGGGAGCGCGGCTACGAGGTGGACGAGGAGATCGTGGCCAACGTTGCAAAGGAGATGACTTATTACCCCAAGGAGGAACAAGCTTATTCCGTAAAAGGCTGCAAAGTCGTCTCCACTAAACTGGATTATTATCTATGA
- the C8H9orf78 gene encoding splicing factor C9orf78 homolog, with protein MPAGKNFRRRRASSSEEEEEDEVTKAVRMKLEEAKEVQSLRRRPKGVSAAALLVGEKLPEEAILADDPFKIKSGGMVDMKKLKELGKEKIGEEDDLNLGTSFSAETNRRDEDADMMKYIETELKKRKGIVENEEKKVKSKTAEDLLYELPENINILSAKKTEEMLSNQMLSGIPEVDLGIDAKIKNIISTEEAKARLLAEQQNKKKDKQTSFVPTNMAVNYVQHNRFYQEDHSAPLRRHKEEPKPRPLRVGDTEKPEPERSPPNRKRPSNEKATDDYHYEKFKKMNRRY; from the exons ATGCCGGCGGGGAAAAACTTCCGGAGACGAAGAGCTTCATCCTccgaggaagaagaggaagatgagGTCACTAAAGCCGTCAG AATGAAGCTTGAAGAAGCCAAGGAAGTGCAGAGCCTGAGGAGACGGCCAAAAGGAGTCag TGCGGCTGCCCTTTTGGTGGGTGAAAAACTGCCAGAAGAGGCCATACTGGCG GATGACCCTTTCAAGATAAAATCTGGAGGGATGGTGGATATGAAGAAACTAAAAGAACTTGGCAAGGAAAA GATCGGAGAAGAAGATGACTTGAACTTGGGCACATCTTTCTCTGCGGAGACCAACCGACGCGACGAAGATGCTGACAT GATGAAGTACATCGAGACCGAGctcaagaaaagaaaagggatCGTCGAAAACGAAGAGAAAAAAGTCAAATCAAAAACCGCGGAAGACCTCCTGTATGAGTTGCCTGAAAATATCAACATCTTGTCTGCAAAGAAAACTGAAGAAATGTTATCTAACCAGATGCTGAGTGGAATCCCAGAGGTGGACCTTGGCATAGA tGCAAAAATCAAGAACATCATTTCGACAGAGGAGGCCAAAGCCCGACTTCTTGCAGAGCAGCAAAACAAGAAGAAGGATAAGCAGACTTCCTTTGTCCCCACCAATATGGCCGTCAACTACGTGCAACACAATCGAT TTTACCAGGAGGATCATAGCGCTCCCTTGAGGCGTCACAAAGAGGAACCAAAACCCCGTCCCCTCCGGGTAGGAGACACGGAAAAGCCAGAGCCGGAAC GATCTCCTCCCAACCGCAAGCGGCCATCCAACGAGAAAGCCACAGATGATTATCATTATGAGAAATTCAAGAAGATGAACAGACGTTACTGA
- the TOR1B gene encoding torsin-1B, whose protein sequence is MAALCGVRVGQLLGLLALLFGPVKALEPISVGIAIAAASALTGYLSSPDFYCGRLVECCRDGQPLNATALEADLRDKLFGQHLAHKTISRALTGFMGNPSPKKPLVLSLHGWTGTGKNFVSKIIAENVHKLGMKSKFVHLFVTTAHFPHDNQIRLYKDQLHSWIKGNVTNCPRSLFIFDEMDKMHPELLDAIKPFLDYYESLDGVSYRKAVFLFLSNAGGDLITRQTLDFWKAGKSREDLQLKDFENVLSIGMFNNINSGFWHSSLIDKNLIDFFVPFLPLELKHVKMCVLAEMKERGFVPDEDVAVRVANEMTYYPKDLNLFSDKGCKTVPVKLDFYL, encoded by the exons ATGGCTGCGTTATGTGGTGTGCGGGTCGGGCAGCTCCTGGGGCTGTTGGCGCTGCTCTTCGGGCCGGTGAAGGCTCTGGAGCCCATTAGCGTAGGAATCGCCATAGCAGCGGCGTCGGCTCTGACCGGCTACCTCAGCTCCCCGGACTTTTACTGCGGCCGCCTGGTGGAGTGCTGCCGTGACGGTCAGCCGCTCAACGCCACCG CTCTGGAGGCTGATCTCCgcgacaagctgtttgggcagcACTTGGCTCACAAAACCATCTCGCGGGCGCTGACCGGATTCATGGGCAACCCCAGCCCCAAGAAGCCGCTCGTGCTGTCTTTACACGGCTGGACCGGCACGGGCAAGAACTTTGTCAGCAAAATAATAGCCGAAAACGTGCATAAACTGGGCATGAAGAGTAAGTTCGTCCATCTCTTTGTGACGACGGCCCATTTCCCGCACGACAACCAGATCCGGTTATATAAG GACCAGCTGCACTCGTGGATTAAAGGCAACGTCACAAACTGTCCGCGCTCCTTATTTATATTCGACGAGATGGACAAGATGCACCCTGAGCTCCTCGATGCCATCAAGCCGTTTCTGGACTACTATGAATCGCTGGACGGCGTGTCCTATCGCAAAGCAGTCTTCCTTTTCCTGAG TAATGCAGGGGGAGATCTGATAACCCGTCAGACGCTGGACTTCTGGAAAGCGGGAAAGAGTAGAGAAGATCTGCAGCTGAAAGACTTCGAGAACGTGCTTTCCATCGGCATGTTTAACAACATCAACA GTGGATTTTGGCACAGCAGTCTGATCGATAAGAACCTGATTGACTTCTTCGTCCCGTTTTTGCCTCTGGAGTTGAAGCACGTGAAGATGTGCGTTCTCGCAGAAATGAAGGAGCGCGGCTTCGTCCCCGACGAAGACGTGGCCGTGAGAGTGGCGAACGAGATGACTTACTACCCAAAAGACTTAAATCTGTTCTCCGATAAAGGCTGCAAGACGGTGCCTGTCAAGCTGGACTTCTACCTCTAA